In Papaver somniferum cultivar HN1 chromosome 1, ASM357369v1, whole genome shotgun sequence, a genomic segment contains:
- the LOC113314798 gene encoding early light-induced protein 1, chloroplastic-like, with translation MAASASSAVYHSILSNNVNRVQIQTRRNASFKVCCMAEDNKQAPISTPTSPPPRAAPKMSTKFTDLLAFSGPAPERINGRLAMIGFVTAMGVELAKGTDVAAQLGDGGLPWFLYTCVLLSVASIVPLAQGVSVESKSDGIMSSTAEMWNGRAAMLGLVALVLTEVAKGGALI, from the exons GCATCATCTGCAGTGTACCACTCTATCCTGTCTAACAATGTCAACCGTGTTCAAATCCAAACACGGAGAAACGCTAGCTTCAAAGTTTGCTGCATGGCCGAGGATAATAAGCAAGCTCCAATTTCAACTCCCACTTCTCCACCACCACGTGCTGCACCTAAG ATGAGTACAAAATTTACAGATTTACTAGCATTCAGTGGGCCGGCACCTGAGAGAATCAATGGTAGACTTGCCATGATTGGGTTTGTTACTGCTATGGGAGTAGAACTTGCTAAAGGTACTGATGTTGCAGCACAGTTGGGTGATGGAGGACTACCATGGTTTCTATATACATGTGTTTTGCTATCCGTGGCTTCAATTGTCCCATTGGCTCAAGGTGTGAGTGTTGAATCGAAATCAGACGGTATCATGTCCTCCACTGCTGAGATGTGGAACGGTAGAGCAGCAATGCTGGGTTTGGTTGCATTGGTGCTCACTGAAGTTGCCAAGGGAGGAGCTCTCATATAA